A single window of Ignavibacteriota bacterium DNA harbors:
- the rsmG gene encoding 16S rRNA (guanine(527)-N(7))-methyltransferase RsmG — protein sequence MKTRKDYIKEIKTLLWENQLNVSDYQVERLAHFAELVVKKNQDLNLISRKDEENIIENHIFISWFVTEFLPENVSSFLDIGTGGGFPGIPFAIAKPLMKGVLVDSTGKKIEAVKEFISKLKLSNVLVENSRVESEEFIKQYKNNFDLIISRGTVPLIILFRYAIPLIKEKAYLFAIKGGDIEEEFNTAILKYKPHVKKSTIFELAYKPSNLRNVKDKKLVLLEIVK from the coding sequence TTGAAAACAAGAAAAGATTATATCAAAGAAATTAAAACTCTTCTTTGGGAAAATCAATTGAATGTTAGTGATTACCAAGTTGAGCGACTTGCACATTTTGCAGAACTTGTTGTAAAAAAAAATCAGGACCTAAATTTAATTTCCAGAAAAGATGAAGAAAATATAATTGAAAATCATATTTTCATTTCTTGGTTTGTAACCGAGTTTCTTCCGGAAAACGTAAGCAGCTTTTTAGATATAGGAACGGGCGGAGGTTTTCCAGGCATTCCTTTTGCGATAGCCAAGCCGCTTATGAAAGGAGTATTAGTTGATTCTACGGGCAAGAAAATTGAAGCCGTTAAAGAATTCATTAGCAAATTAAAATTAAGCAACGTTTTGGTTGAAAACTCTAGAGTTGAAAGCGAAGAATTTATTAAACAGTATAAAAATAATTTTGATTTAATAATTAGCCGTGGAACAGTTCCGCTAATAATTTTATTTAGATACGCTATCCCATTAATAAAAGAAAAGGCGTATTTGTTTGCAATTAAAGGCGGAGATATTGAAGAAGAGTTTAATACGGCAATTCTTAAATATAAACCTCATGTAAAAAAATCAACAATATTTGAGCTGGCGTATAAACCGTCTAACTTAAGAAACGTTAAAGATAAAAAACTTGTTCTTTTGGAAATTGTAAAATGA
- the murQ gene encoding N-acetylmuramic acid 6-phosphate etherase: MSLEKSNLFNEISNLATEQRNPKSTNIDFLSSKEILKIINEEDKLVPLAVEKELPYIEIAVEKIVEALRNGGRLLYYGAGTSGRLGVVDASECPPTFGTDPEKIKGFIAGGKEAMFTAQEGAEDHEENGAKDILEASVTEKDIVCGIAASRRTPYVIGAVKKAKELGAVTIFITCTPRETFNIKEVDISICPYVGPEVVMGSTRMKSGTAQKLVLNMLTTTSMIRLGKTYENMMIDLQMTNKKLVERAKRIVMMITGLNYDESTKYLEKSHYHVKSALVMILADVDFKEAQERLISSNGIVRKAINLDKTNSIDFNL, encoded by the coding sequence ATGAGTTTGGAAAAATCAAACCTTTTTAACGAAATAAGCAATTTAGCAACAGAACAACGAAACCCAAAATCTACCAATATTGATTTTTTATCTTCAAAAGAAATTTTAAAGATCATAAACGAAGAGGATAAATTAGTGCCTCTTGCTGTGGAAAAAGAACTCCCTTATATTGAAATAGCGGTTGAAAAAATTGTTGAGGCTTTGAGAAACGGCGGAAGACTACTTTATTACGGCGCCGGGACAAGTGGAAGATTGGGAGTTGTAGATGCTTCTGAATGTCCTCCGACATTCGGCACTGATCCGGAAAAAATTAAAGGATTTATTGCCGGAGGAAAAGAAGCAATGTTCACAGCTCAAGAAGGAGCGGAAGATCATGAGGAAAACGGAGCAAAAGATATTCTTGAGGCAAGTGTTACGGAAAAAGATATTGTCTGCGGAATAGCGGCAAGCAGAAGAACTCCATACGTAATTGGAGCAGTAAAAAAAGCAAAAGAACTGGGGGCAGTAACAATTTTTATTACTTGTACTCCGAGAGAAACTTTTAATATTAAAGAAGTTGATATTTCAATTTGCCCCTATGTAGGTCCGGAAGTTGTAATGGGTTCAACTCGAATGAAAAGCGGAACAGCACAAAAATTAGTGTTGAATATGCTTACAACAACATCAATGATTAGATTAGGGAAAACCTATGAAAATATGATGATCGATCTGCAAATGACAAATAAAAAATTGGTTGAAAGAGCAAAAAGAATTGTGATGATGATAACCGGATTAAATTATGATGAATCTACTAAGTATTTGGAAAAATCCCATTATCATGTTAAATCGGCTTTGGTAATGATTTTGGCTGATGTTGATTTCAAAGAAGCGCAGGAAAGATTAATTTCTTCAAATGGAATCGTTCGAAAAGCCATAAACCTTGATAAAACAAACTCAATTGATTTTAATTTATAA
- a CDS encoding T9SS type A sorting domain-containing protein, with protein sequence MNSKKFDFVITIFILLIFYRCDSVSLNTIKPDNPSFQFTGRIDFSDSLKPILFWPGTSIKTKFEGKYLMLVLDDKTGESFYNVFIDENYDDPIIIDCEAGQKSYLVSATLKDTLHSLLIFRRTEASTGPTKFLGIQLLDNKTILPPDERPKRKIVFYGNSITCGMGNEAADNANDDKMKDENNFLAYGAITSRLLNAEYMCTAKSGIGILISWFDLIMPNYYYRLNPDDESSNWDFEKFVPDVVVINLFQNDSWLIKNLNPVPDSTQIVEAYENFVKQIRAVHPKSLIICALGNMDATKAGSPWPGYIIQAVNNLRLKNDLNLETYFFPFDESWQKHPRVRHHKKMADSLSKFIKMKMNWEDENPVKIGLNNSNISPENFVLFQNYPNPFNPLTKIKYEIPKSTSPYETFHNVQLKVYDTLGKEVATLVNQALTSGNYETVFDAGKYSSGVYFYNLFSEGFSITKSMVLLK encoded by the coding sequence ATGAATTCAAAAAAATTTGATTTTGTCATAACGATATTTATTCTGTTGATATTTTATCGTTGCGATTCCGTTTCTTTAAATACTATTAAACCCGATAATCCAAGCTTTCAATTTACCGGAAGAATAGATTTTTCTGATTCATTAAAACCTATTTTATTCTGGCCTGGCACATCTATAAAAACAAAGTTCGAAGGTAAATATTTAATGCTAGTTTTAGATGATAAAACCGGAGAATCTTTTTATAATGTTTTCATTGATGAAAATTATGATGACCCAATTATTATTGATTGCGAAGCCGGACAAAAAAGTTATTTGGTTTCTGCTACATTAAAGGATACGCTTCACAGTTTGCTGATTTTCCGAAGAACCGAAGCATCAACGGGTCCGACAAAATTTTTAGGAATTCAACTGCTTGACAATAAAACTATTCTTCCTCCCGATGAAAGACCGAAAAGGAAAATTGTTTTTTACGGAAACTCAATAACTTGCGGAATGGGAAACGAAGCAGCTGATAATGCAAACGACGATAAAATGAAAGATGAAAATAACTTTTTGGCATACGGCGCAATTACATCAAGATTATTAAATGCCGAATATATGTGCACGGCAAAAAGCGGAATTGGAATTTTGATAAGCTGGTTTGATTTGATAATGCCGAATTACTATTATCGCTTAAATCCTGATGATGAAAGTAGTAATTGGGATTTTGAAAAATTTGTTCCTGACGTGGTTGTAATAAATTTATTTCAAAACGACAGCTGGCTTATTAAAAATTTAAATCCCGTTCCTGATTCTACTCAAATTGTGGAAGCTTACGAAAATTTTGTTAAACAAATTAGAGCCGTTCATCCAAAGTCATTAATTATCTGTGCTCTTGGAAATATGGATGCGACAAAAGCAGGATCGCCTTGGCCCGGATATATTATACAAGCTGTTAATAATCTTCGTTTGAAAAATGATTTAAATCTTGAAACATATTTTTTCCCTTTTGACGAGAGCTGGCAGAAGCATCCGCGCGTTCGGCATCATAAAAAAATGGCTGACAGTTTATCAAAATTTATTAAAATGAAAATGAACTGGGAGGATGAAAATCCCGTTAAGATTGGATTAAACAATTCTAATATATCACCGGAAAATTTTGTTCTTTTTCAAAATTATCCAAATCCTTTTAATCCGCTTACAAAAATTAAATATGAAATTCCTAAAAGTACTTCGCCATATGAAACTTTTCATAATGTTCAATTAAAAGTCTATGATACATTAGGAAAGGAAGTTGCGACATTGGTAAATCAAGCTTTAACCTCGGGAAATTATGAAACTGTTTTTGACGCAGGAAAATACTCAAGTGGAGTTTATTTTTATAATTTATTTTCTGAGGGGTTTTCAATAACCAAAAGCATGGTTTTGCTTAAATAA
- a CDS encoding glycosyl hydrolase, with product MDKKILILLILILFPTFIFSQENEKSKDTNKVNFDGLKWRSIGPAFTSGRIADIKVNPKNKSEYYVAVASGNIWKTINSGTTFEPIFDKYGAYSIGCLAIDPENPNVIWAGTGENNHQRALGYGDGIYKSSDAGNSWQNMGLKESRQIGQIAIDPRNTNIVFVAAEGSVWGPGGDRGLYKTSDGGKTWKKVLEISKNTGVNNVIIDLKNPDIMYATSEQRRRHVFTKIGGGPESAVYRSVDAGETWEKTMEGLPKVDLGGMGIDISPANPDYIYLSVEAAEDQGGFFRSVNRGATWEKMSDQNSSGQYFNEIFCDPINPEKIYMVDVYSKVTVDGGKTWNNVGNDNRHVDDHAFWIDPSNNSHFLIGGDGGIYESFDNGKTFDFKENLPVTQYYRVSLDNDYPFYNVFGGTQDNNSMGGPSRTINSDGIINDDWFVTNGGDGFWTAVDPNDPNIIYAEAQYGNMVRYNKLTQEAVDIRPEPGKDELTYKWNWDTPLILSPHKSTRLYCAANKVFKSDDRGNTWETISDDLTTKTDRNSWQVMDKFWSFDAVAKDKSTSLWGTIISLSESQVKENLLYAGTDDGLIQISEDAKTWQKSSQAPGVPEFTYVSDILPSKFDENIVFASFNNTKRDDFKPYLFKSNDKGKTWKSLSGNLPKNGAVQTIEQDFVNPDLLFVGTEFGIFFSNDGGKIWNQLKGNLPTISIKDIAIQKRENDLVIATFGRGFYILDNYSVLRSADENALKAESKLFPVKDALWFVEATGRYGQGATYFKAKNPEFGATFTYYLKDVPKTLKEIRKEKEKKLFKDAKKIPQPTNDEILIEKNETVPYLIFSILDENNNVVRKITQSAKKGINREVWDLRYESPNPLTEKDKFDPAAKPRSSSLVLPGKFKVGLSIVTRDGEKILSEPLEFNVVPINKDKKVDDKEELVSFQKKVNQLSRTINGTENYLKEMISKVDKMKQAILLTPGTTFELLKEADKIKNDLNEISQKFSRQSNFPSVEENPPSSLTINERLDVLRYTHSRSTEPITNKEKVAYDVLADEFPKVYNQIKKISETDIANLENKLKNLGAPAIPGSLPELKLN from the coding sequence ATGGATAAAAAAATCTTAATACTCTTAATATTAATACTTTTTCCAACATTCATTTTCTCACAAGAAAATGAAAAAAGTAAAGATACAAACAAAGTAAATTTCGATGGATTAAAATGGCGCAGTATAGGTCCGGCGTTTACCTCCGGAAGGATTGCGGATATTAAAGTAAACCCAAAAAATAAAAGTGAATATTATGTTGCCGTAGCAAGTGGAAATATTTGGAAAACAATAAACAGCGGAACAACTTTTGAACCCATATTTGACAAATACGGAGCATATTCAATTGGATGCTTGGCAATAGATCCGGAAAACCCCAATGTGATTTGGGCCGGAACCGGAGAAAACAATCATCAGCGCGCGCTTGGATACGGTGACGGAATTTACAAATCCAGCGATGCCGGAAATTCCTGGCAGAATATGGGACTAAAAGAATCTCGGCAAATTGGACAAATCGCAATCGATCCAAGAAATACAAATATTGTCTTTGTCGCCGCTGAAGGTTCTGTATGGGGACCCGGCGGAGACAGAGGATTATATAAAACTTCCGACGGAGGAAAAACTTGGAAAAAAGTTTTGGAGATAAGTAAAAATACCGGAGTTAACAATGTAATTATTGATTTGAAAAATCCGGATATAATGTACGCAACATCCGAACAGAGAAGAAGACACGTATTTACAAAAATTGGTGGAGGACCAGAGTCAGCCGTTTATAGATCAGTTGATGCAGGTGAAACTTGGGAAAAAACAATGGAAGGATTACCTAAAGTTGATCTTGGCGGAATGGGAATAGATATTTCTCCTGCAAATCCGGATTATATTTATTTAAGCGTTGAGGCAGCCGAAGACCAAGGAGGATTTTTTAGATCGGTAAACCGAGGTGCGACTTGGGAAAAAATGAGCGATCAAAATTCCTCAGGTCAATATTTTAACGAAATTTTCTGCGATCCGATAAATCCGGAAAAAATCTACATGGTTGATGTTTATTCAAAAGTAACGGTTGACGGTGGAAAGACATGGAATAATGTAGGAAACGATAACAGACACGTTGATGATCATGCGTTTTGGATAGACCCAAGCAACAACTCCCATTTTTTAATTGGCGGCGACGGCGGAATTTATGAATCATTTGATAATGGCAAAACATTTGACTTTAAGGAAAATTTACCTGTTACGCAGTATTACAGAGTAAGCCTGGATAATGATTATCCTTTTTATAATGTTTTTGGCGGAACACAGGACAACAACAGTATGGGCGGACCTTCAAGAACAATAAACAGTGATGGAATTATTAACGACGATTGGTTTGTTACAAACGGCGGTGATGGATTTTGGACCGCGGTTGATCCAAATGATCCAAATATTATATATGCGGAAGCGCAGTACGGTAATATGGTTCGCTATAATAAACTTACGCAAGAAGCTGTTGATATTAGACCGGAACCCGGAAAAGATGAGTTAACTTATAAATGGAATTGGGATACACCTCTAATTTTAAGTCCGCACAAATCTACTCGACTTTATTGTGCCGCAAATAAAGTTTTCAAAAGCGATGATAGAGGAAATACATGGGAAACGATTAGCGATGATTTAACCACTAAAACCGATAGAAATTCTTGGCAGGTAATGGATAAATTTTGGAGTTTCGACGCAGTTGCGAAAGATAAATCAACATCGCTTTGGGGAACAATTATTTCACTAAGCGAATCACAAGTAAAAGAAAATTTACTATATGCCGGAACAGATGACGGACTAATTCAAATAAGTGAAGACGCAAAAACTTGGCAAAAATCTTCGCAAGCTCCCGGTGTTCCGGAATTTACTTATGTGAGCGATATTCTTCCATCTAAATTTGATGAAAATATTGTTTTTGCTTCTTTCAATAATACAAAACGCGATGATTTCAAACCGTATCTATTTAAAAGTAATGATAAAGGAAAAACTTGGAAATCTTTAAGCGGTAATCTTCCTAAAAATGGAGCGGTTCAAACCATTGAGCAGGATTTTGTAAATCCGGATTTATTATTTGTCGGAACCGAATTTGGAATATTTTTCAGTAATGATGGCGGAAAAATCTGGAACCAGTTAAAAGGTAATTTACCTACAATTTCAATTAAAGATATCGCAATTCAAAAAAGAGAAAATGATTTGGTTATCGCAACATTCGGCAGAGGTTTTTACATTCTGGATAATTATTCTGTATTAAGAAGTGCGGATGAAAATGCGTTAAAAGCCGAATCAAAATTATTTCCTGTAAAAGATGCTCTTTGGTTTGTTGAAGCTACCGGAAGATACGGACAAGGCGCAACATATTTCAAAGCTAAAAATCCTGAGTTTGGCGCGACCTTCACTTATTACTTAAAAGATGTTCCAAAAACATTAAAGGAAATTCGTAAAGAAAAAGAAAAAAAATTATTTAAAGACGCAAAGAAAATTCCGCAACCAACAAATGATGAAATTCTGATTGAGAAAAATGAAACAGTGCCGTATTTAATATTTTCAATTTTGGATGAAAATAACAACGTAGTAAGAAAAATTACCCAATCGGCTAAAAAAGGAATAAACAGAGAAGTTTGGGATTTGAGATATGAAAGTCCGAACCCGCTGACAGAAAAAGATAAATTTGATCCGGCAGCAAAACCCAGGAGCAGCTCATTGGTTCTTCCCGGTAAATTTAAAGTCGGTCTATCAATTGTTACAAGAGACGGTGAAAAAATACTTTCCGAACCATTGGAATTTAATGTTGTACCGATAAACAAAGATAAAAAAGTTGACGACAAAGAAGAACTGGTTTCATTTCAGAAAAAAGTTAACCAACTTTCAAGAACAATTAATGGAACTGAAAATTATTTGAAAGAAATGATTTCCAAAGTTGATAAAATGAAGCAAGCAATTTTATTAACACCTGGAACGACATTCGAATTATTAAAAGAGGCGGATAAAATTAAAAATGACTTAAACGAAATTTCGCAAAAGTTTAGTCGACAAAGTAATTTTCCGAGCGTAGAAGAAAATCCGCCATCTTCACTTACCATAAATGAAAGACTTGACGTTTTGAGGTATACACATTCCAGATCGACGGAACCGATTACAAATAAAGAGAAAGTCGCTTATGATGTTTTGGCTGATGAATTTCCTAAGGTATACAATCAAATTAAAAAAATATCCGAAACGGATATAGCAAATTTGGAAAATAAATTAAAGAATCTTGGCGCGCCAGCAATTCCGGGAAGCTTGCCGGAATTGAAGTTGAATTAA
- a CDS encoding Arc family DNA binding domain-containing protein codes for MAQKKAVILRIDPKLWNDLNVWAKDEIRSLNAQIEYVLREAVKKRTGENKKENH; via the coding sequence ATGGCGCAAAAAAAAGCAGTAATATTAAGAATAGATCCAAAGCTGTGGAATGATTTGAATGTTTGGGCTAAAGATGAAATTAGAAGTCTTAATGCACAGATTGAGTATGTTCTGCGTGAAGCCGTGAAAAAGAGAACCGGAGAAAACAAAAAGGAGAATCATTAA
- a CDS encoding SPFH domain-containing protein, which translates to MSKEITKSQKSGWTILFSNVAFMLISIAIFIYGIVMLSRWHTDGGGFVLALGIILFLISFLLFFGFFTVEPNEAIVLILFGKYVGTEKTIGFRWANPFYTKKKISLRVRNFNSEKLKVNDQKGNPIEISAVVVWKVTDTAEAVFEVDDYLNYVHVQSESAIRHLATSYPYDNSEGNELSLRSSIDEVSEHLQKEIHNRVSAAGVTVLEARINHLAYSPEIAQAMLQRQQAEAIIAARQKIVEGAVSMVEMALERLKKQNVIDLDEERKAAMVSNLMVVLCSDRATQPVINAGSLY; encoded by the coding sequence ATGAGTAAAGAAATTACAAAATCTCAAAAAAGTGGCTGGACAATATTATTTTCAAATGTTGCATTTATGTTAATTTCTATTGCAATTTTTATTTATGGAATTGTTATGTTATCTCGTTGGCATACGGATGGCGGAGGATTTGTTTTAGCTTTGGGAATTATCCTTTTTCTAATTTCTTTTCTTTTATTTTTTGGATTTTTCACCGTTGAACCTAATGAAGCAATAGTTTTAATTTTATTTGGAAAATATGTTGGAACAGAAAAAACTATTGGTTTTCGCTGGGCTAATCCATTTTACACAAAAAAGAAAATCTCTTTACGCGTAAGAAATTTTAACAGCGAAAAATTAAAAGTAAACGATCAAAAAGGAAACCCTATTGAAATTTCAGCAGTAGTTGTTTGGAAAGTTACTGATACCGCAGAAGCAGTTTTTGAAGTTGATGATTATTTAAATTATGTACATGTTCAATCGGAATCTGCAATCAGACATTTGGCTACATCATATCCTTATGATAATTCCGAGGGTAATGAACTTAGTTTGCGTTCCTCAATTGATGAAGTTTCCGAACATCTTCAAAAGGAAATTCATAATAGAGTAAGTGCTGCCGGTGTTACGGTTCTTGAAGCAAGAATAAATCATTTGGCATATTCTCCCGAAATTGCGCAAGCCATGTTGCAGCGTCAGCAGGCAGAAGCAATTATTGCGGCAAGACAAAAAATTGTTGAAGGCGCAGTAAGTATGGTTGAAATGGCATTGGAAAGATTGAAAAAACAAAATGTAATTGATTTGGATGAAGAAAGAAAAGCAGCAATGGTAAGCAATTTAATGGTTGTATTATGTTCAGATAGGGCAACTCAACCGGTTATTAATGCTGGAAGTTTATACTAG
- a CDS encoding metallophosphoesterase family protein produces the protein MGIKNKTKFTIVYFIIFNFILLAQKPNRTDALVSFSNNGAPENIILTWKGNTSTTQAVTWRTDASIDSGFAEIAIADASPDFVQTAVKYTAITDTLTTEHGLKYYHALNFENLTQNTLYAYRVGCKDHWSEWFHFKTASSGPEPFSFIYFGDAQNNLLSLWSRTIRSAYSEAPKAKFMLHAGDLNNRANDDTGWREWFDAGDWLHAMVPSIPTPGNHEYAKDDNGNRFLSKFWKPQFTLPENGVVGLEESNYFIDYQNVRIISLNSNEKQEEQMKWLDDLLQNNKQKWIVVTYHHPLYSGGSGRDNKELRDLWKPIFDKYKVDIALQGHDHTYARGRNLTSGVNLKDNGGTMYVVSVSGPKMYKLTDDRWMDRAGQNTQLFQIISIDGDKLNYKAITVTGEVYDEFDLVKQKNKPNLLIDKNPGTPEKDYNSKE, from the coding sequence ATGGGCATAAAAAATAAAACTAAATTTACCATAGTATATTTTATTATTTTTAACTTTATTCTTTTAGCACAAAAACCAAACCGAACAGATGCATTAGTTTCGTTTTCAAATAACGGCGCGCCGGAAAATATAATCTTGACATGGAAGGGCAATACATCAACGACACAAGCCGTAACATGGAGAACAGACGCAAGCATAGATTCGGGCTTTGCCGAAATTGCGATTGCAGATGCTTCACCCGATTTTGTTCAAACTGCCGTAAAATATACAGCCATAACAGATACTTTGACAACCGAACACGGATTAAAATATTATCATGCGCTTAATTTTGAAAACTTAACCCAAAACACTTTATACGCTTATAGAGTCGGCTGCAAAGATCATTGGAGTGAATGGTTTCATTTTAAAACTGCCTCGTCAGGTCCCGAACCGTTTAGCTTTATTTACTTTGGAGATGCTCAAAATAATTTACTTTCGTTATGGTCACGCACTATTCGTTCGGCATATTCAGAAGCTCCAAAAGCTAAATTTATGCTGCACGCGGGTGATTTAAATAATAGAGCAAATGACGATACTGGCTGGAGAGAATGGTTTGACGCGGGCGATTGGCTTCATGCAATGGTTCCTTCCATTCCAACTCCCGGAAATCATGAATATGCCAAAGATGATAACGGAAACAGATTTTTAAGTAAATTTTGGAAACCCCAATTTACACTTCCAGAAAATGGTGTTGTCGGTTTAGAAGAGTCAAACTATTTTATAGATTATCAAAATGTTAGAATAATAAGTTTAAATTCAAATGAAAAGCAAGAAGAACAAATGAAGTGGCTTGATGATCTATTGCAAAACAATAAACAAAAATGGATTGTTGTCACATACCATCATCCATTATATTCCGGCGGAAGCGGAAGGGACAATAAAGAATTAAGAGATCTTTGGAAACCAATATTTGATAAATATAAAGTTGATATTGCTTTACAAGGCCACGATCACACCTATGCGCGCGGCAGAAATTTAACTAGCGGAGTAAACTTAAAGGATAATGGCGGCACAATGTATGTCGTTTCTGTGAGCGGTCCAAAAATGTATAAACTTACGGATGACCGCTGGATGGACAGAGCCGGTCAAAACACTCAGTTGTTCCAAATTATTAGCATTGACGGCGACAAATTAAATTACAAAGCAATTACCGTTACCGGAGAAGTTTATGATGAATTTGATTTGGTAAAACAAAAAAATAAACCAAATTTGCTGATTGATAAAAACCCTGGAACACCGGAAAAGGATTATAATTCTAAAGAATGA
- a CDS encoding creatininase family protein: MRPYILSELNWKEIKESEYMVAILPWGATEAHNYHLPYCTDVFQSEFIAEESAKIAYEKGAKVIVLPAISYGVNTSQLAINLTINFNPSTQFAILKDIVDSLSKHKIQKFIILNGHGGNDFKPAIRELQNIFPDVFIGQINWFQILDHSKYFSQPGEHADEMETSNLMAIKPELVLPLTEAGEGKLNKFTVAGFKDGWAWAPRLWHKATNDTGIGNPKNASAEKGKKFLNDLAQKIAQSLIELSEVDLNELYEK, from the coding sequence ATACGTCCATATATTTTAAGTGAATTAAATTGGAAAGAAATTAAAGAATCTGAATACATGGTTGCAATTTTACCTTGGGGAGCTACCGAAGCGCATAATTATCATCTTCCCTACTGCACTGATGTTTTTCAAAGTGAATTCATTGCCGAGGAATCCGCTAAAATAGCTTATGAAAAAGGCGCTAAAGTTATTGTTTTGCCGGCAATATCTTATGGTGTAAATACTTCACAACTCGCTATTAATCTTACGATTAATTTTAACCCATCAACTCAATTTGCAATACTTAAAGATATTGTTGATTCTCTTTCAAAACACAAAATTCAAAAATTCATTATTCTAAATGGTCATGGCGGAAATGACTTTAAACCGGCAATAAGAGAACTGCAGAATATTTTTCCTGATGTTTTTATCGGTCAAATTAATTGGTTTCAAATTTTAGATCATTCAAAATATTTTAGTCAGCCTGGCGAACATGCCGATGAAATGGAAACAAGTAATTTAATGGCAATCAAACCGGAATTGGTTTTACCATTAACAGAAGCCGGAGAAGGCAAGTTGAATAAATTTACAGTTGCCGGATTTAAAGACGGTTGGGCTTGGGCTCCAAGATTATGGCACAAAGCTACAAATGATACAGGAATTGGAAATCCAAAAAATGCCTCGGCTGAAAAGGGCAAGAAATTTTTAAATGACCTAGCTCAAAAAATAGCTCAATCATTAATTGAACTTTCGGAAGTTGATTTAAATGAGCTGTATGAAAAGTAA